A window of Chrysoperla carnea chromosome 3, inChrCarn1.1, whole genome shotgun sequence genomic DNA:
AGAACTTGGCCAATTTTAGCAGTTTTTAAGTACCTATAACATAATGAACAagttacttaataataattaaattagaataaaaaacgTTAGTATTTTATTTCCTTCCTTGAATTTTAAACCTCTTTCTCGGGGGCGATTACGATATCCGTGGCGCCACGATTTGACAACAGAATATGATCAAACACacttaaataaagagaaaatgcAGAATACCAATTTTAGAGTTTTGGCTTGGTTTTTGAGATAAAGAAGTctaaaaagagaaatttttgtaatttaattcatCATCATTCGAGCTTGTTGTCTtggaaacaaacaaattttaatagaccttttcatcgatttgcttttgtttcggacagttgtcaaaaacctattcaacctaagaaacttaaatatattttatctttttcaatcagcgctttttgacaaggaaagaagatataaaatatgtctttatttgattgaaaacagtccgaaacaaaaaataatcattttgtaaatgaaaatgcCCTATATATGAAAATACAAATCGGCTATTAAATTGCTACGGGGGTCAAGGGGGTGGTTCTTACTGGCGAGCATTTTTTTGTcgacattaaaatattaaatgttattttctgtGACTCGGAGCCAAGGCCGAAGGCCGCTATGGGGCTCAGGGGAGAAGCCCCTGGCAAGCAAAGCGACTTAAATAATAGTACATTTGACATTGTCAAATTGACAATATTCCATTGCCAAAtcgtaaaatacaattttttctcacatacctcaaaattatttaatcaacgCAATAGTACAATATTTAATACACTTTTTGGCAAATAAACTTCTTTATTATGCATTATATTTGAaacttaaattacattttatgaattACCCAAAATCTATGTCATCAATGTGCGCGAATAATACAAAATCTAAAAACTTCTAtctaacccgatcatcttagtcaaaataagtagtcaacctcggaatctaacggaatgaaagtcacatatggtcacccgtgcgcgtccttagatattcaaactcaaattttcttttgccttcaatcgtactaacatttttataaaagttgtaaaggataaaattttctacaaattttgtcggaaacttttttttgtatgttgaaccgtttttgaaatagagggcgcagaagatggtgctctcagcttaacgtacttcagtgctgggtcaatatttatgaatataatgtattaaataattatttaagtagtatttaatgaataattcacGGTTTATCCTGTCTCAAATacggttttttcacttaattatcgattaacATCTCAGTATACATAAAGTACCTACTCAATATACATGTTGACACTAATTCCAGGAAATTTTGCTTTTGGATGTGTAACCAACGCATACGAAGTTAAATTATCTAAAAGTAGACTGCTAAACGCTCCGTGAAGTGTCCCATAATGATTTGTCATAGTCTCATCGACCTTAAAATCTGCTTTTAATATACCATTTTCACAGGATAATATATTGATCTagacacaaaatttaattttcaattatatattatttcttttttagtttgtttagaAAGtgatcaagttgaaattttcaaaatagttcaATGTTATCATGATCGGATTTTTACCTTCTGTAAGCTCTGTGCAAATCCTTTGCTTTCGTTATATACTTTGACTAAGTTTTTCACAACTTCACTAACTCGCCCTTTTgacattttgaaaagtgtataATTAAACGCGTGTTCTAAACTAACTATATAAGATACCTacttaatctattttctattttgtttgactaaaattttaataaactggcTTAACATGtagtaaaagttttattgttattgtttctttttggaatcaggcataaaatgaagaaattttataacGAATGATAAATATGTTGAATAATTACAATTGAAactagatttattattttatcatggtattacgtttatttttaaattaaattatttaaaggaaTATGTTTTCTTATCTTcactatataaaaattaaaattctgaaTAAAATGGCGTGGACGTCATTTTCTAATCACTGCTGATTCTGTTTGGCACTTTGGGGGTGCTAACTGCTTGATATCATAAATACCTAAGCCTAaagattttctcaaaataagttaccaaaatattttattatatttgcaaaactctttataaaatttagaatattggAACATCAAAGAGATTagataccaaatttcattttgaacagATCTAACAGACATACATGTCTGTGCCAATAACAGGATAGTATATTTGGTTTTGGGATTAAAAATAGAACCATTcgattgtttcaaattttatttctttttagccTTTCTATTTGcaacaataaatcaaattttaatatttgtataacaaacaattttgtaaatatatatctaaaatGATGCAAGAAATTTCGAAGTTTATAAATTAGGAGTATATTTCTACttcggaaaatttaatttatttgttttatttaataaacaattgaaactaAACTTCTTTTCATATCATCGTCCACCAACAAATTTGGTATGTGTACCTTTTACTATCAATTGTCCTGTTTCTTTGTCCTTTAACGCCATTTCTGTAAACCCCAAAATGTTACCAACTTTGATTGCGATTGCATCAACTTCCAGAACTTGGCCAATTTTAGCAGTTTTTAGGTACCTACACATATAGAAcaagttatttaataataaatttagagaGAAAACCATTATTTTTACACCCTTTTGAAAGCAATCCTTTCCTTCCAATATCAATGAAGTACCTACTCAATATACATGTTGGCACTAACTCCAGCAGATTTTGCTTTTGGATGTGTAACCAATGCATACGAGgttaaattatctaaaattaaactACTAAACGCTCCGTGAAGTGTTCCATAATGATTTGTCATAGTTTCATCGACCTTAAATTCTGCTTTTAATTTACCATTTTCACAGGATAATATATTGACCTAGACACAAAATTTAGTTGTTAACGTTGTTAATTTAGACATTGATTGAAGTTGAAGTGTTGAAAATAGTTCAATGTTATCAATGTTTGATACTTACCTTCTGCAAGCTCTGTGCAAATCCTGTGTTTTCGTTACCtactttaattaagtttttcacAACTTCACTAACTCTTCCTTTTGACATTttgaaatatgtaattaaacGAGTGTTCTAAACTAACTTGATAAGACATAAGTATATACCTACTTAATagctattttctattttttcatattGACTAGAATTTAAATTAACTGGATTAACACGAAGTATtagttttattgttatattgcTATTGTTAGTAGTATCAATGTTTAAAGTGTGAGTTCAATAAATCTTAtagtaacaatttttaaattgtgagTAAAATAAATCCTTTTAAGATGCAACCTCATGATGACGATTGATGCTGGATTTGAGCGTTAAATTAGGGTTCCGTCTAGCTAAAAAATAGATGAATGTACATCATCGTAAAGTGTCAgcgttaaattgtaaaaatgagcgataaaaaagtttattaaaatcaaaagtcGAAATCGTTGAAGTGTTGGAGACAAAGAGAAATTATACATTCTACGCGGAAGTGAAAAAATGAGagcattttatcgaaaatacgaGGTGCTTTATCGGATTAATTTACAGCCGTAATTCTTGCCTCTTTCCGGTTTTTCCACTCTTATCTCTATGTGAAAAATAAAGCCAATTCGGTCTCGTTTGAAATTGAACGAAGACAAACAAAGACCCTTTCGATATTAAAATAACGCATTAATTGAAGTAATgtgagaaaaatttaaagttttaattcaaattctctatagataataaatcaataataataagtgtAAATAAATTGCAGTTTATATTTAGTCTAGTGGGAACGCAACCagttatttttttcacaataatcaGCGAGTTGTGAAATTActtcactttttaaaaaaattttaattctcaaaTATACTTATCCATCCTTGGAACTCCTTATTtagtatacaaataaaatatattagattataaattttcttgataagtTCCATATAACCAGTGGCGGATTAagtattttgccgccctaggccctgtCTGATTAGCCGCcctttttaaaagatgaaattttatttttttgaatccgtttatacggtataccgtagtataccgtatagacggtataccgtagacGGTATCCCGtatacggtctagaccgtccacggtataccgtatacggtctatttagacgcggtatgaaattatttttgtccttttataccgtggggcccttataccgtgcacggtataccttttcacggtatactctttatgccgtcgagcctttataccgtgtgcggtatagtctcgtccacggtatacacaatatagattagaaggcttatttgaagcaaatgaaatataccgtgtgcggtatagtctcgtccacggtatacattatacagatgggaaagcgtattctacagaaatgtaacataccgtgtgcgatatactctcgtccacggtatacattatacagatgggaaagcagTGGCGGATTAAGTATTTTGCAGCCCTAGGCCCTGAATGATTAGCCGCCCTTTTTTaaagatgaatttttatttttttgaatccgtttatattatttatccgtttataatacttatatcaATTCATATATGAAACACcagaatcattgaaaataaaataagaaaacattgtGCAATTCTAGAAGCGGCTTACATGtaagattaattttactaaagatacaaaaaatcaacagagctttgaaaattcttcaaaaaaagcttatcaatattcaattatttctgttataaaacattttttatcagtattgcactcacaaataaaaaagttaatcagaaaataaattccattctatttcatagaaatttatttgtaaatttatataaaaaaaattcgaatagatCCTTAAAATGTATTGTCGTTACATTAtaacagatttaaaattttgacattctgaaaaatttgccgccccccaaattgtgccgccctaggcccgggcctcacgggcctagGCGGTAATCCATCACTGCATATAACTAaacaaatgatttgaaatttcatggttaaaacaaacaattgactgagttaactgttgaaataccatgcatagacagtgttgatgactctatcacattacacatacatacatgtcacatatacataacataatattcccataattacatataatttgcgcctaatttgcgccctcatgggtaaacagtgatatttacgaaaaaatgtttcaaacaaaagttggttatttttttataaggaatattctttacatttaaacttttgttatatctctaacggtttacaagatgggttatggacccaagacccaaatgacctatattgctcatttacgaactcgacatcactttttacgtcctcagtacgctataaaattttcagcttgatatctcttttcgtttttgagttatcgtgatgacagacggacagacgacagacagacagacacacggaaatgaattaatgaagtgattttatgaacacctatatcaaaattttttatgtagcatcaatatttttaagcgttaaaaacttgggactaaacttaatatttttttaaaaatattaagtttagctGCTTTAgctgcttttaaaaaattttaaaagcagcTGACTCGTTACATCACTTAAATATTACGTTATGGGCATGTTATGAGATGTTTTCAGTGTCGTTTTGACTTTTTGAATCTTTAATTACTTGAATTAACTTAAAAACTGTGCTATTATTATAGATCTATTATGAAGaagcttttatataatttccatTGCTAATTTtcaaccataaaaaaaatttaattttttatttggacGTTGATacttacaatatatttatttttgaccaGTCGACGGAAGAATGGTCTATGCCAGATAGTAGATACAGGAATAAGATATGCCATATATTCATTGCGACGGACACGGAAAAAACtttagtaataatttaataattttaagatactCAAAATTTTTGCTATACCTATATTTATTGACTTCAATTAATAcatgtaaattttgaaataagattGAATTTCTGAAGTATTGTACTTATTAC
This region includes:
- the LOC123296270 gene encoding uncharacterized protein LOC123296270, with product MSKGRVSEVVKNLIKVGNENTGFAQSLQKVNILSCENGKLKAEFKVDETMTNHYGTLHGAFSSLILDNLTSYALVTHPKAKSAGVSANMYIEYLKTAKIGQVLEVDAIAIKVGNILGFTEMALKDKETGQLIVKGTHTKFVVSLEHAFNYTLFKMSKGRVSEVVKNLVKVYNESKGFAQSLQKVNILSCENGNLKAEFKVDETMTNQYGTLHGAFSSLLLDNLTSYALITHPKAQNAGVSVTMYTEYLRSAEIGQVLEVDAFSTKVGKILAFTEMILKDKETGQLIVKGSHTKFVGER